Proteins encoded in a region of the Sulfurimonas marina genome:
- a CDS encoding TOBE domain-containing protein has protein sequence MKIDGRFWLTKDDKSFLGSGRIELLEKIAQTGSINAAAKEMKMSYKAAWERINSMNELADHPIINRTIGGKGGGGTKLTDYAYELINTYKKLNELHRQFINRFSEAGDNPEHLAQILNRHFLTTSARNQLLSTITQITINKINAIISMEISGGGVLHSSITAKSADNMHLSVGAEVYAIIKSSDIEITANKPKAQANVNIIEGKVESLISNDTHSEVSLQINEKYSLISLLPNAEAEKLQLNANAYALIDYSNIIIGS, from the coding sequence ATGAAAATTGATGGAAGATTCTGGCTGACAAAAGATGATAAAAGTTTTTTAGGTTCGGGAAGAATTGAACTCTTAGAAAAAATCGCACAAACAGGTTCTATTAATGCAGCTGCAAAAGAGATGAAAATGAGCTACAAAGCTGCGTGGGAACGCATAAATTCTATGAATGAACTTGCAGACCATCCTATCATAAACAGAACTATCGGCGGTAAAGGGGGCGGTGGAACAAAACTCACCGATTATGCCTATGAGCTAATCAATACCTATAAAAAGCTCAATGAACTTCACCGTCAATTTATCAACAGATTCTCGGAAGCTGGAGATAATCCGGAACATCTGGCACAGATTTTAAACCGTCACTTTTTAACAACAAGTGCAAGAAATCAGCTCCTTTCAACAATTACACAAATTACTATAAACAAAATCAATGCAATTATCTCTATGGAGATTAGCGGCGGTGGAGTGCTACACTCTTCTATTACAGCCAAATCTGCCGATAATATGCACCTAAGCGTTGGCGCTGAAGTATATGCAATTATAAAATCAAGCGATATTGAGATCACTGCCAACAAACCGAAAGCTCAGGCTAATGTAAACATAATTGAAGGAAAAGTTGAATCACTCATCAGTAACGATACACACAGTGAAGTCTCTTTACAAATTAATGAAAAATACTCCCTTATCTCTTTACTTCCTAACGCAGAAGCGGAGAAATTACAACTCAATGCAAACGCTTATGCATTGATAGACTACTCAAATATAATCATAGGATCATAA
- a CDS encoding tRNA threonylcarbamoyladenosine dehydratase, whose product MARYTRTRLLFGNDFERLQNGKIILLGVGGVGSFCLDCLYRNGITDITIVDFDTYDQTNQNRQMWSELHEHEIKVEALKEHYPEIKIIHKRIDEEWVKNFNFDEYDLVLDAIDDTKAKLALAQKCYKKLISSFGSAKRVDPTKVQVADIWKSYGDKFGSKIRYELRKRKFSKKYKVIFSSEEAQIKEKGSFMGVTATFGLTMCAEAIKMLRKK is encoded by the coding sequence ATGGCTAGATATACAAGGACAAGGCTTCTTTTTGGAAACGATTTTGAGAGATTGCAAAATGGAAAAATCATTCTACTTGGTGTCGGAGGGGTAGGCAGTTTTTGTTTAGATTGTTTGTATAGAAACGGCATTACTGATATTACGATCGTAGATTTTGATACTTACGATCAAACAAACCAGAACCGTCAAATGTGGTCGGAACTCCACGAACATGAAATAAAAGTGGAAGCTCTTAAAGAGCATTATCCTGAGATTAAAATCATTCATAAAAGAATTGATGAGGAGTGGGTAAAGAACTTCAATTTTGATGAGTATGACTTAGTTTTGGATGCGATCGATGACACAAAAGCAAAACTCGCTCTTGCACAAAAGTGTTACAAGAAACTGATCTCTTCATTTGGAAGTGCGAAAAGGGTTGACCCTACAAAAGTACAGGTTGCAGATATCTGGAAAAGTTACGGAGATAAGTTCGGCTCAAAGATCCGTTATGAACTCCGAAAAAGAAAGTTCTCTAAAAAATATAAGGTGATCTTTTCATCTGAAGAAGCGCAGATAAAAGAGAAGGGCAGCTTTATGGGTGTAACTGCTACTTTTGGTCTTACGATGTGTGCAGAAGCTATTAAAATGTTAAGGAAAAAATAG
- the surE gene encoding 5'/3'-nucleotidase SurE, whose amino-acid sequence MKKRTTILVTNDDGYEAKGLLALASTLKTLEDVEVVVVAPANEKSACGHSLTLVRPLRFISVEDDFYKLDDGTPTDCVYLSLSTMFEEKKPDLVISGINRGSNMGEDITYSGTAAGAMEGVLHGIPSIAISQVMDFTNPDGDFSLAQKTIKSLVEKILAGKYPLPDREFLNINIPPDVDEAEIKVTYAGYRHYENDSHVHRNPRGEEYHWLGLHPLSFSPRKGVDVMSDFEAIEQGYVSITPIMLDLSAYKSMNSLQEWING is encoded by the coding sequence ATGAAAAAAAGAACTACAATATTAGTAACAAACGATGATGGATATGAAGCAAAAGGTTTGCTCGCGTTGGCGAGTACTTTAAAAACGCTAGAGGATGTAGAAGTGGTAGTGGTTGCTCCGGCAAATGAAAAGTCGGCGTGTGGGCATTCACTGACACTGGTAAGACCGTTACGTTTTATCTCTGTTGAGGATGATTTTTATAAACTTGATGATGGGACACCTACAGATTGTGTCTATCTTTCACTAAGCACGATGTTTGAAGAGAAGAAGCCCGATCTTGTGATAAGCGGTATCAACCGCGGCTCAAACATGGGTGAGGACATAACTTATTCTGGAACAGCTGCCGGAGCAATGGAGGGGGTACTTCACGGAATTCCTTCGATTGCTATTTCTCAGGTGATGGATTTTACGAATCCTGACGGTGATTTCTCTTTAGCACAAAAAACTATTAAAAGTCTAGTTGAAAAAATATTAGCAGGGAAATATCCTCTGCCTGATCGTGAATTTTTAAATATCAACATCCCGCCTGATGTTGATGAGGCTGAGATAAAGGTAACCTATGCAGGATACAGACATTATGAAAACGATTCCCACGTTCATAGAAACCCACGTGGAGAAGAGTACCATTGGTTAGGTTTGCATCCGCTTTCATTTTCACCTAGAAAAGGGGTGGACGTGATGAGTGACTTTGAAGCGATTGAGCAAGGGTATGTTTCAATTACACCTATTATGCTTGACCTTAGTGCTTATAAAAGTATGAATAGCTTACAAGAGTGGATCAATGGCTAG
- a CDS encoding energy transducer TonB, with product MKESTTVVSLSSYQTVQPKKEIVKTKPKSVPIQKKIIKQKPKKIQKVVTKPIEKKTLQQEQPKQAVVPAEAFTPQIPDTEQKIEERKILTPQNSPLSEQKRPMKDHAKRNIGKSELALIRSLIQNALKYPAIAKRLHLEGVVVVSFSLSTTGEVSNLQLVQSSDSSVLDKRALHTVSSLDGEFPHINQKVDLKIPIAFSLQHS from the coding sequence GTGAAAGAGAGTACAACAGTTGTTTCTTTATCTTCATATCAGACAGTACAACCTAAAAAGGAGATTGTAAAAACCAAGCCTAAAAGTGTTCCCATACAGAAAAAGATAATAAAACAAAAACCTAAAAAGATTCAAAAAGTTGTTACAAAACCCATAGAGAAAAAAACTCTTCAGCAGGAGCAACCAAAACAAGCTGTTGTTCCTGCTGAGGCGTTTACGCCTCAAATTCCCGATACAGAGCAAAAGATTGAAGAGCGGAAAATACTAACACCGCAGAATTCTCCTTTGTCCGAACAGAAACGCCCTATGAAAGATCATGCCAAGAGAAACATAGGGAAAAGTGAGTTAGCGCTTATCCGTTCTTTAATCCAAAATGCTCTTAAATACCCCGCAATTGCCAAGAGATTGCACCTCGAAGGGGTTGTAGTTGTTTCCTTTTCTCTTTCCACAACCGGAGAAGTCTCAAACCTACAACTCGTTCAAAGCAGCGATAGCTCTGTATTGGATAAAAGAGCTCTTCATACAGTGTCGTCACTAGACGGAGAGTTTCCTCACATAAATCAAAAAGTTGATTTGAAAATTCCTATTGCATTTTCACTCCAACACTCATAA